In the Streptomyces sp. BHT-5-2 genome, one interval contains:
- a CDS encoding DUF6463 family protein, whose product MNAYARPESRKPNARGLRLWVPRLMLAAAVVHMTVGGIAAYSRWSGIVSGGLWNTVRNDDDARMMALWFMISGIAFFGLGLLARRSVIATGTMPVEAGWILLALGIPVAVLEPVSGGWSLIAIGVLAVVTSRRDRFTMSLDRAAAQRARETVVSSAASRDTAPSE is encoded by the coding sequence ATGAATGCCTACGCACGCCCGGAATCCCGTAAGCCCAACGCCAGAGGTCTCCGCCTGTGGGTGCCCCGACTGATGCTCGCTGCGGCTGTGGTGCACATGACGGTGGGCGGCATCGCCGCGTACTCGCGCTGGAGCGGCATCGTCTCCGGCGGGCTGTGGAACACGGTCCGCAACGACGACGATGCCCGCATGATGGCCCTGTGGTTCATGATCAGCGGGATTGCCTTCTTCGGTCTTGGGCTCCTTGCCAGGAGGTCCGTGATTGCCACGGGCACGATGCCGGTGGAGGCCGGATGGATCCTGCTGGCACTCGGAATCCCGGTGGCAGTACTGGAACCGGTCTCGGGCGGCTGGTCGCTGATCGCCATTGGCGTGCTGGCCGTTGTGACATCACGGCGTGACCGTTTCACGATGAGCCTCGACCGGGCGGCTGCTCAGCGAGCCCGAGAGACAGTTGTGTCGAGCGCGGCCTCGCGGGATACCGCACCCTCCGAATGA
- a CDS encoding TetR/AcrR family transcriptional regulator, which yields MSAERSAWLDQGLLLLAEQGAPAVTLEQLCKRMGMSKGAFYHHFGSMPKYRTRLLDHFEARCTTAIINGVEASDTLPARERLDRLMAEATKGASPSLEVAMRAWAKQDPEAARVQERVDATRIGYLRDLCEQAGHGRPDQMAKMLYLMLVGAEHLLPPLPKSELHGMYELLLPLLDRPTS from the coding sequence GTGAGCGCAGAGAGATCGGCATGGCTGGATCAAGGTTTGCTGCTGCTGGCGGAGCAGGGTGCCCCGGCGGTCACGCTGGAGCAACTGTGCAAGCGCATGGGCATGTCGAAGGGCGCCTTCTACCACCACTTCGGATCGATGCCGAAGTACCGGACCAGACTGCTCGACCACTTCGAAGCCAGGTGCACCACGGCGATCATCAATGGGGTGGAAGCGTCCGACACGCTGCCCGCCAGGGAGCGGCTGGACAGGCTCATGGCGGAAGCGACCAAGGGCGCCAGTCCGTCGCTGGAGGTCGCGATGCGGGCCTGGGCGAAACAGGATCCGGAAGCGGCGCGGGTGCAGGAGCGTGTCGACGCTACCCGCATCGGATATCTGCGGGATCTGTGCGAACAGGCCGGCCACGGAAGACCGGACCAAATGGCCAAGATGCTCTATCTGATGTTGGTCGGGGCAGAGCATCTCCTGCCCCCGCTCCCGAAATCAGAGCTGCACGGCATGTACGAGCTGCTGCTGCCGCTCCTGGACCGGCCGACCTCCTGA
- a CDS encoding complex I subunit 5 family protein translates to MPGTEALLPLAVAVPLLGAVVLALAGRWLPRLAIDGLTTVLAAADMMCLALLWARTGDGRAVSWLGGWTPSKGESVGIVLVADRLGSGLALLVATLVLAVVAYSWRYFDEPSGEKSGTFPALLLLFEAGMCGFALTGDLFNAFVFFELMGVVAYALTGYRIEDPRPLHGALTFGIVNSLAAYCSLLGIGLLYARTGELGLAQLGRSLDNHGRDALVVCAFVLVLTGPLVKAAVAPFHFWLPDAHAVAPTPVCMLLSGVMVELGVYGTARIYWTVFAGPGGIPQPAVRTTLLALGVGTALIGAVMCWQQRNIKRLLAFSTISHIGLFLSGVALLAPEGLAGTALYVAGHAGAKAALFALTGVLLDRYGSVDEHGLHGQARDLPVLGVLFALGGLALAGLPPFGTGLGKAIAENASEHELWWFPGVFILVSAVTGGAVLRATLRVFTGAGPSPSERPGEPETTGEGEEPEIQGPSRKIPLPMLAVPGVLLLGSLLVGVLPAVGRSLADASRLFISRPGYTGAVLRFAVPSAQTPPSTGWTSSGVLLGFVSSVLAVAAALTAVRASRGRRSAQLNHRLVLPLRRLHSGLLGDYVCWLAVGIAVLLTALTAQTRW, encoded by the coding sequence GTGCCGGGCACCGAGGCGCTGCTGCCGCTCGCCGTGGCTGTCCCGCTGCTGGGGGCAGTGGTGCTGGCCCTGGCCGGGCGGTGGCTGCCCAGGCTCGCCATCGATGGGCTGACCACCGTCTTGGCAGCGGCCGACATGATGTGCCTGGCTCTGCTCTGGGCGCGGACCGGCGACGGCCGAGCCGTGTCCTGGCTCGGCGGCTGGACACCCAGCAAGGGCGAGAGCGTCGGCATCGTGCTCGTCGCCGACCGCCTCGGCAGCGGCCTCGCCCTGCTCGTCGCCACCCTGGTGCTCGCCGTGGTCGCCTACTCCTGGCGCTACTTCGATGAACCGTCGGGCGAGAAGAGCGGCACCTTCCCGGCCCTGCTCCTGCTCTTCGAAGCCGGCATGTGCGGGTTCGCGCTGACCGGCGACCTCTTCAACGCCTTCGTCTTCTTCGAGCTCATGGGCGTGGTGGCCTACGCACTCACCGGCTACCGGATCGAGGACCCGCGCCCGCTGCACGGCGCACTCACCTTCGGCATCGTCAACTCCCTGGCCGCGTACTGCTCCCTGCTGGGCATCGGGCTGCTGTACGCGCGGACCGGCGAGCTCGGACTCGCCCAGCTCGGCCGCTCGCTGGACAACCATGGCCGGGACGCACTGGTGGTGTGCGCGTTCGTGCTCGTGCTCACCGGCCCTCTCGTCAAGGCCGCCGTGGCGCCGTTCCACTTCTGGCTGCCCGACGCCCACGCCGTCGCCCCCACTCCCGTCTGCATGCTGCTCTCGGGCGTCATGGTGGAACTCGGCGTCTACGGCACTGCACGGATCTACTGGACCGTCTTCGCCGGCCCCGGCGGCATCCCACAGCCGGCCGTACGCACCACCTTGCTGGCCCTCGGGGTCGGCACGGCCCTCATCGGAGCGGTGATGTGCTGGCAGCAACGCAACATCAAACGCCTGTTGGCCTTTTCCACCATCAGTCACATCGGCCTGTTCCTGAGCGGCGTCGCGCTGCTCGCGCCGGAGGGGCTGGCCGGCACGGCGTTGTACGTGGCCGGCCATGCGGGCGCCAAGGCGGCGTTGTTCGCTCTGACCGGTGTACTCCTCGACCGCTACGGCTCGGTGGACGAGCACGGCCTGCACGGCCAGGCACGCGATCTGCCGGTGCTCGGCGTGCTGTTCGCCCTCGGGGGTCTGGCGCTGGCCGGTCTACCGCCCTTCGGGACGGGGTTGGGAAAGGCGATTGCAGAGAACGCCTCCGAACATGAACTCTGGTGGTTCCCGGGCGTGTTCATCCTCGTATCAGCTGTCACCGGCGGAGCGGTGCTGCGGGCGACATTGCGCGTGTTCACCGGTGCGGGCCCCTCTCCGTCCGAGCGGCCCGGCGAGCCCGAGACCACAGGGGAGGGCGAGGAACCGGAGATCCAAGGCCCTTCGCGGAAGATCCCCCTCCCGATGCTCGCCGTACCGGGCGTACTCCTGCTGGGGAGCCTGCTGGTCGGCGTGCTGCCGGCGGTCGGACGTTCGCTGGCCGATGCTTCCCGGCTCTTCATCAGCCGGCCCGGATATACCGGGGCCGTGCTGAGGTTCGCCGTCCCCTCGGCCCAGACGCCCCCGTCGACCGGCTGGACCAGCTCGGGTGTGCTGCTCGGTTTCGTGTCATCGGTGTTGGCGGTGGCGGCGGCACTGACAGCGGTCCGGGCATCCCGTGGACGCCGGAGCGCTCAGCTCAACCACCGTCTCGTCCTGCCGTTGCGTCGACTGCACTCGGGCCTTCTCGGCGACTACGTGTGCTGGCTCGCGGTGGGAATCGCCGTACTGCTGACCGCACTCACGGCACAGACCCGGTGGTAG
- a CDS encoding sodium:proton antiporter, with the protein MAIFPFLVSGWILLVGVFGLVVSRDLIQAIGCLSVAQSSTYVLLLAIGYRRGATAPVYADLPVGSPVVDPVVQALALTDVVVGATVTALLLALVIQLRKRHGTVDPEQLTGLRG; encoded by the coding sequence ATGGCGATCTTCCCCTTCCTCGTTTCGGGATGGATCCTGCTGGTCGGTGTCTTCGGCCTGGTTGTCAGCCGCGACCTGATCCAAGCGATCGGATGTCTGTCCGTCGCGCAGTCCTCGACGTATGTTCTGCTGCTTGCCATCGGATACCGGCGGGGCGCGACCGCACCCGTGTACGCCGACCTGCCGGTTGGGTCCCCGGTTGTCGACCCGGTCGTGCAGGCCCTGGCACTGACCGACGTGGTGGTCGGTGCCACCGTCACGGCACTGCTGCTCGCCCTGGTCATTCAACTGCGCAAACGGCACGGCACGGTGGACCCCGAGCAGCTGACCGGGCTGCGGGGCTGA
- a CDS encoding MnhB domain-containing protein: MSRTARLWLFGAAAVVIAACFAAACSGLPSFGTTTHPYGERAVAAALRQRTANAVSSVNFDLRAFDTLGEESILFASVLGATMLLRLARDERKNVPGPERVLPSTRLFGALLLPVTLLVGVYIVAHGQLSPGGGFQGGVVLATGLHLAYVAADYLVLKQVRPLEVLDIADALAAGAFTALGVAGLIVSGAFLHNFLPLGTFNQLSSGGLVPVINAAVGIEVGSGVIVLLAGFLDQAVEISEAGRGPAAPDAKDA, from the coding sequence GTGAGCCGCACCGCGCGGCTGTGGCTGTTCGGGGCGGCTGCCGTCGTCATCGCGGCCTGCTTCGCCGCGGCGTGCAGCGGACTTCCGAGTTTTGGTACGACCACCCACCCCTACGGCGAGCGGGCTGTTGCTGCGGCGTTGCGGCAACGCACGGCCAATGCCGTCTCCTCCGTCAACTTCGACCTGCGCGCCTTCGACACCCTGGGCGAGGAGTCGATCCTGTTCGCCTCCGTACTCGGCGCAACCATGCTGCTGCGCTTGGCCCGTGACGAGCGCAAGAATGTGCCCGGGCCCGAGCGGGTACTGCCGAGCACCCGCTTGTTCGGCGCACTGCTCCTGCCCGTCACTCTGCTCGTCGGCGTGTACATCGTCGCGCACGGGCAGCTCAGCCCTGGCGGCGGATTCCAGGGCGGGGTTGTCCTGGCCACCGGACTGCACCTGGCGTACGTGGCGGCGGACTACCTCGTTCTCAAACAGGTACGGCCGCTCGAAGTGCTCGACATCGCCGATGCGCTCGCAGCCGGTGCGTTCACCGCCCTCGGGGTGGCGGGACTCATCGTCAGCGGCGCCTTTCTGCACAACTTCCTGCCACTGGGGACGTTCAACCAACTCTCCTCCGGCGGGCTGGTCCCAGTGATCAACGCAGCCGTCGGGATCGAGGTCGGCTCGGGCGTCATCGTCCTGCTGGCAGGCTTTCTCGACCAGGCCGTCGAGATCTCCGAGGCCGGTCGAGGACCTGCCGCCCCCGACGCAAAGGATGCCTGA
- a CDS encoding Na(+)/H(+) antiporter subunit B, with protein MIALLIVAATATAAALARDPVRQAVVLSLLGLSLALLFTVFQAPDVALSQLGVGSAVTPLLILLTARKVRRDGAEQRRKTGRG; from the coding sequence GTGATCGCGTTGCTGATCGTCGCGGCAACGGCAACCGCGGCAGCCCTGGCACGGGACCCTGTGCGGCAGGCCGTGGTGCTCTCCCTGCTCGGTCTGAGCCTGGCACTGCTTTTCACCGTCTTCCAAGCGCCTGACGTTGCGCTCTCGCAGCTCGGCGTGGGCTCGGCAGTGACCCCTCTGCTCATCCTGCTGACAGCCCGCAAGGTCAGGCGCGACGGCGCGGAACAGCGGCGGAAGACAGGCCGGGGGTGA
- a CDS encoding monovalent cation/H(+) antiporter subunit G: MPHHLLSLVLLIAGSAVMLLSAVALAVLPGPYARLHALSPAASLGAPLVAFALAVDTGPGRAAVKLLVIALLLAAGGTVTTMAIGRTTFLLEECSTERGPGR, encoded by the coding sequence ATGCCACATCACCTGCTGTCGCTGGTCCTGTTGATCGCCGGTTCGGCTGTGATGTTGTTGTCGGCCGTCGCGCTGGCCGTGCTGCCGGGCCCGTATGCGCGGCTGCATGCGCTGTCCCCTGCCGCCTCGCTCGGCGCGCCCCTGGTCGCATTCGCCCTCGCCGTGGACACCGGGCCGGGCCGGGCGGCGGTGAAGCTTCTGGTCATCGCCCTGCTGCTGGCTGCCGGCGGAACCGTGACCACGATGGCCATCGGCCGGACGACGTTTCTGCTGGAGGAGTGTTCGACGGAGAGGGGCCCGGGACGGTGA
- a CDS encoding monovalent cation/H+ antiporter complex subunit F, which yields MNAWLLAAAVLSTAGLAPCLWLGFRGPAQERLVGANLAGTQIAVVFLLLAQGYSRPSYVDLALVLAVLAPAGTLVFTRFLAGEQY from the coding sequence GTGAACGCCTGGTTGCTCGCGGCGGCGGTCCTGTCGACTGCCGGCCTCGCCCCGTGTCTGTGGTTGGGATTTCGCGGGCCGGCCCAGGAGCGGCTCGTCGGGGCCAATCTCGCGGGGACGCAGATCGCCGTGGTCTTCCTGCTGCTGGCACAGGGCTACAGCCGTCCTTCCTATGTGGATCTCGCCCTCGTCCTCGCCGTGCTCGCCCCGGCGGGCACGTTGGTGTTCACCCGCTTCCTGGCCGGGGAGCAGTACTGA